The Plasmodium vinckei vinckei genome assembly, chromosome: PVVCY_08 genome contains the following window.
ttttctttatatgtatatgtattatttatattactaAAATTGTGtgtgtttttattttcacctGACTCGTTCATATATTCTGGGGAGCCAGGTGTGTTTGGATTGAAATTAGGATTTAAACTCATCGCTATCACAAATTCGTTTCCCTTTTATCAGAGTGACATATATGGCTAGATAAAGGAATGTGCATACGTATGTGTATGTGTGAGGAGGAAAAGGTTTATGTACAGTACATGCACATTATATGATTATGCAAAAGTTTATGAACAGTCatgcatattatatgatTATGTAAAAGTTTATGAACAGTCATGCACATTATATGATTATGTAAAAGTTTATGAACAGTCATGCACATTATATGATTATGTAAAAGTTTATGAACAGTCATGTAGATTATACGATTATGCAAAAGTTTATGAACAgtacatgcatatatgtacatatatatatgcatgagcaatgttttttttaaattttaaatgaatGAAATGAGATGAATTCTGATTAATTATAAGCTAATTGAAATAGTCAATTTACTTCATAGCCTGTTATATATCCCTTGAACtatttcatcatatttgtttgtatatttttacacatatattttgtttatttatgttataattttttatttttttatcgtgttataaatattttattttgctatattttttttttagcattACATTGCCTTTGTATGCTCCTTTTTCGTCGCATTTTTCTTTGTCCATGCTTCAcctatatttaaatttttttttttttaatttactttatcatttttatcttttttcttcttttttttttcgcttttttttatttacatttttttttctttttcttcttccCTCATATACTGCACACACTCATCATTACACCCCTTTAGCTGAGGAGCAAAAATAGTTTATATAATCCAttcttaaaataaaaaaaaaagtagttagatatattatatatatttaatttatgtgTATGAAAAAAAGGGGTAGGAAGAAAGAAATGAATAATTGATAGGtattcaaaaaaagtaaGGGGAAAAAAGTTTTTATACATGCTCTTTTATAGTCTTCTTTGAAGAGGCTTTTTTTCAAGGGCACATTTAATTGCCCTTCGTTTTgcattatgcatataaaatatgtattggCTTATTGTGTTATATTgtatttgttttgttttgaTATTTGCAAACCCATGTGGTGACAAGTTTGTATGAGGAGAGAAAAATTATGGCATGGTATATTGTGGATTAATATTGTAGCCATTTTcgaatgataaaaatatggatgTACTGTGCAGGTAAAAGAGACGGTGAAATGATTGGGTATAGTTCTATTTAAATGGAGAATATTTtgaagttttttttatttaaaaataatttttattttggaacatttttagtaaaaactacatatatgcatatgaaATGTGtttagaataaaaaatagaaattaaatcgaataaaaaagtaaaaaaaaaaaaaaaataaataatatgtgtGAATGTGTATAACCTGACTAATATCGAAGCCAGTATGTTTTTTGTCTGAGATCAAAATATTGAGGCATGCCATGTAAAGCGCCCATTGCAGCAACTGCTATGTCGCGATCATGTAAATATTTCCATGCAACTCTTTTAACTTCTTCAGCATCAATTTCATTTAATCTCATAATAAATTCTGCTAAACTAATTGGTCGTCCATATACAAGTATTTGTCTGGAAATTTCTTCTGCTAAAGTTGATGAAGATTCAAACATACTAATAAGTTGTGtttttaaatgtattttGGCTAGTTCGACTTCTTCATCTGTTATAGAATAACTTAAAGAAGTAATTCCAAACATGAGTTCCCCAACTGCATGTTCAACAGCTAGTTCATCACATTGTACATAAAAACCGAACAAGCCAGTATTGTTATAACATGTATTGAATGAAGTAAAATAGTCAGCACATCCTACTGTCATTTTAttagatatattattaattgttCTATTTGCTGATAATTTCCCAGGTACAATAccttcttcattttttttgtaggTTCCTATTATGCATTGCATTAACATAAATGTGATTGAATCTGATGAAGTCCAAGGGACACCTTCAAAAGCTACAGCTACATGAGCATTGGGTCCTGAATCATCATCtcttattataatttctgatccacaaaaaaatggttTTACTTTATCgaattcttttttaaatataagacCTTTTTCATCTTGAGGTTTaatattagaaaaattTTCTTCTACTAActttacaattttatcaTGTTCTACATCCCCAACAGCACATAAAACCATTCTATCTgatgtataatttttttgaatataatttaatatatcattccttttcatatttttaatattttctactGGTCCTAAAATAGTATATCCTAATGGATGATCTCTAAATGCAGTCATATGcaatttatcaaaaataacTTCATCTGCTGATTTTTCAACTTCTTCCATTTCTCTTAAAATGACATGTTTTTCCATTTCTATTAGTTTTTCATCGAATATActatttgttaatatatcaCTTAATAATTCAATACACCATTTAACATCATctttaaaacatttaaaataatatcctGTTTGTTCTCTAGCtgtatatgcatttaaATGTGCTCCcatattttctatttctttttctaattGGActctatttcttttatttgttcCTTTAAAAATCATATGCTCTAAAAAATGGGCTACACCATTATttgcattattttcatatttactTCCACTACTTATCCATAATCCGATAGTAGGGACTtcacaattattttttatggttgctactttcattttatttggcAATTCTGTAATTTTACTTAAAGgttgattttttatttcttccaTCAAATTTGATGTACTATATTTTCGAGAATATGCCATGCATCCCTTGAGTTGGTTACCCAAGGTATTACGAATTTTTTTCCCTAACATTTTACCCGAAGTTACATTAGTGTTGTTTGTAAATGTATAGGAactttgtaaatattttacaataaataaaaatatgttattatataatattcataGGAGTAAGCTGTTCCTAcatgaatatatttcttactaactattttttgaaaaaattttgtaacataaatatgtatataaatatttatgtcaAACAGGGAATACCACAACTTTCTGTTTATCTGATATATGCAGTGATATTAACTCTTATGTTGGTTTAGCAATTTAAAGAAGTCTGATTGCTTAGGGCTTGCTAATACGAGTTATATCTATACATACGTGTTGCATTTATATGCTATATACTGCTTATGCATggcttttttttatttttgtcgCGGTGGCTTGACCATATTTGGGCTCTCAAATTGTTCAAGAACCCTGATATACGGAAAAAATGGCAAATAAAAAGGGgcaaataaaaagtgaggaataaaaaatggtgaATAAAAGTggggaataaaaaatgctaaGTGAACATGTGCAGATTGCGATAAaataacttaaaaaaaataaaagatttaaaaaaaagttatgcaaataaatatttcaacaCGAAATATGTAAAAGCATAGAACaagaatatattaaaaaaatataaatttacaaaataatttatatatataaaaagtgaGGAAactggaaaaaaaaaattcaatgATTAAATAGggttacatatttatatgcgtaaaataaaataatgatacattttttagcattataatatgtgcacatttatttgtagtaacttatgaaaatttgtaataatatatttccttaaattatatatttattatatttaataaaataggaATATtagattttttataattatttgtgGTTTGAAAAGTCCCTTTAAAATGACAAGCGAaaaatgtgcatatatacatatgctgtatatttataagtaactaaattaatattttatgaaatatcATGAGCCAATagttaatttaattaaactGGGTAATTCTCTTAATATGctaataaatttacaaactttataaaattatacaatattgccattcatatatataatgtatatagAATTGGGTATAGTTTTATTTTGCTAATTATTGAAAAAGTGTATAAAAAtcataatgaaaattattattttataaaaatgaaaacaattAAATACAGACTTACAAAAGTTGTGTGTATATGCCTGTcatatatccatatatatagtataacTTAAATATTGTTGTAGATTTTgtgaaaatatacaatttttttttataaaattatgtacaTACATGGTATTTAAGAGGGTTACATAAAAGTTTTTATGAACgttcatatttaaaaattacaataatttttttaatttatttttctctttctttatttttcttttttataaataaagtgGTATATATCTTATGGaataaaaagtgaaaataaaagtctttatacttttctttttcaataattattcatatattaatacacaaaataaaacaacaaTTGTGAGTGTAGCCCATACATtcacaaataaaaaaaaaaaaacag
Protein-coding sequences here:
- a CDS encoding mitochondrial-processing peptidase subunit beta, putative, giving the protein MLGKKIRNTLGNQLKGCMAYSRKYSTSNLMEEIKNQPLSKITELPNKMKVATIKNNCEVPTIGLWISSGSKYENNANNGVAHFLEHMIFKGTNKRNRVQLEKEIENMGAHLNAYTAREQTGYYFKCFKDDVKWCIELLSDILTNSIFDEKLIEMEKHVILREMEEVEKSADEVIFDKLHMTAFRDHPLGYTILGPVENIKNMKRNDILNYIQKNYTSDRMVLCAVGDVEHDKIVKLVEENFSNIKPQDEKGLIFKKEFDKVKPFFCGSEIIIRDDDSGPNAHVAVAFEGVPWTSSDSITFMLMQCIIGTYKKNEEGIVPGKLSANRTINNISNKMTVGCADYFTSFNTCYNNTGLFGFYVQCDELAVEHAVGELMFGITSLSYSITDEEVELAKIHLKTQLISMFESSSTLAEEISRQILVYGRPISLAEFIMRLNEIDAEEVKRVAWKYLHDRDIAVAAMGALHGMPQYFDLRQKTYWLRY